In Oreochromis aureus strain Israel breed Guangdong linkage group 9, ZZ_aureus, whole genome shotgun sequence, the genomic window tccACTGGCTTCTCGAGCTGTTtgcattcatatatatatttatatatttcatgTCGATTGCTGTTGCATTGTGCAGAAGTTTACCTCTCGCATCCAGATCGTGAAGTGTTCGCGCATTCCGCAAGACACGTTTATTCACCTCAGGTAGTTTCAATTTAGCAAGCACGGATTTCAGCACGAGATTTCCATATCATTTAGGCTTGAGTCGCTTTTTTCCCTCCCCTCAATCCTCCTTAGAGCTGCGCGCCGACTGTCAGATCTCTAATCTCTTGCGATTTCTTGGACTGTGATGTTTTGCGTATGATGCTTCCGCTTAATGCGGTAATGATCTTCCATTGAAACCTCTCctaccaccatcaccaccaccctGCTTTCCGCGCAGCTCTCTcactgtggtcttctgctttCAGTCCATGGGCTCAGAGCGGGAGGAGATGCGTAAGAGACAGATGCAGGTTCATCAAGAAGCAGCTGCCAGTGTCCTCCAAGCGCGCCACAGAATGGGAAACACCCCCACCAACGCCTCAAATGCCTGCTGCTtctgctggtgctgctgctgtagctgtTCCTGGTAAGGAGAAATGCTCCACTGAATCCCACACAGCAGGGCTGGAGCTAGGAAAGATGTGGACCAAGGCACACATATTGAGTGGGGAGTGTGGGGGACATCCACACACAGATTTATACACTGATGACTCTCATTAATTACATTTCCTTAAATTTCACGGGTTCATGAGTTTTGCATGAGTTGCCGGCTGTTGTTATGTGGCTGAGATGATCCAGCAGGACTGATTGGTGTCGGCTGTGGCTAATTTCACAGCTAATAAGACTGTGGGACTTAAGCAAGCAGCGAGCATATGGCATGCGTGTGTACAAGGAGCAAGATGTTAAATGGTGTGGCTACGTACAATTCAGGAAGGAGGGTGTCGTTTGCAGCTGGTTGGGGGCTACATGCAGTGAAAGCAGATAGCAAATGGGAGGCTAGTTGCCTTCTTTAGCTAGTGTAGGGCTGGGCATAGGGATGCAAAGTGCTGTTGTTGCTCCTGAGTGAGCTGCTGCTTTGAATACCATTGTCTTCACGCATTATTCTATGTCTCTGCCACAGCTCCACTCAAGTGGACCCAGAGGGACATCTTGTTTTTGACCAATTTTAGTATCTCTGTTTTGCTTTCAGGTCTCCCACTGATCACCaattgttatttttacttccaaaacACGTGTTTAAGGATCCACAAATCACTTTAGTTTCCACAGAAAGGAGTGCGCCACACTCGCAAACTGCTGAACAACCCTGCCCAGTGAACTGCACTAAAGCGTAGCCAGAACGCACAGTGTTGTATATTATCTACACCTGAGTAAaattaaagtagaaaaaaatccaATTAGAAATCTAAAACAGAATGCAAGCACAACTATAGCAATGCATAATAGATAAATGCTTACTGGCTTGAGCAATAAGACTAAAAGGACAGTTCTTTTAAAAGCAATGAAATATACACAGGAAATGAAACCGatcttaaaaagaaataaaaatatgcaGCAGTTTCCTTGAATTTCCTGTTCAAGTTAAAAACAAGAATATGTCAAACGAAAATAAAGCACTCATGCTCTATAATAAGATGGCGAGTATGACAAAATGTTTTACATATAGCCTGTCAAGAGGCATGAGGGAAGGAAGAGGTTCAGCTGATAAGCACCTGATGGAAAAAAAACGCCCAAACGTTAAAGTGTTCTGGTTTCGTGACTTCACTATGCTAATGTTTATAGTTTTTGACAATTCTGTGAAACAGATTTCACAGACTATAATAGCATTTTTGTCATTTATGATAGATTAAACTGAAAAATCAACTGATGTAACACTGAGTTTATTGATTGCTGAGTAAGTGGACCAGGAAAACAACCAATCATCACATTAATCCAGTGTTTTCACAACTCATTTCCCCACAGAGCTGCAGGATTCTCAAAATGCAATTCAGGATCCCTAGAGCTCTGCAACCAATAAGATTCTTGTATTACTAAAATGGGTATATCTACAGATAGggacagtactgtgcaaagtcttgagccaccctcaTGTCTGTATATTTTCCTCAGAAAATGGAAATCGGGCGCATGTGTTAttgaaatatgtgcaaacatacatggaaacatagtatataagacaaaaacagagtttgtacaattttgATGAGCTTGACAGTTATTATTTGGTATgaacacctttattcttcaacacagcctgaactatTTAGACAAGCttccttgtaatttctttaagtagtcttaagaatagttctccaggcttcttgaaggacattcaaagctcttctttggatgttagctgccttttgctgtgttttctgtAAAGATGACCCCAccctgcttcagtaatgttgtggTCCAGGCTActgggaggccaatccatgactcaCAGACAACCACtctatgcttttactgcattatgagtgtgtttgtgatcaTTTTAATACTGAAAAATCAAGCCATTACCATTCAAATGTGATTCAGATGGTATTGCATAGTGGATCAAATCAGATGGTAATTTTCGGCATTCATATTTCCATCAACCTTGATGCCAACACCTCTGGCTGATGTTCTAAACCAGGACTTTTGTGCAGTAGCATGAGCttaatgtttttacttttgaaGCTATGGAAATTCTCATATGATTTTCAGTCATCACATCACATGTCTGGTGTATTTTGCTTGAAAAGTTTTAGAATGCAAATAGTGCTGAGCACATGAGTACAAATGGTAGTGAATGTGTATATTCAGCTTGTTATTAGGAGTATTTTGTCCTCTGTAAGTGGTCCCTGCTCCCAAATGCTTCCAAAAACAGCAAATCATGAAGAAAGTGGTCATTACAAGTTCCCAGAGCAAAAGTTTATGCCGCCAACTGTCTTGGTTTGTCcaaaaaatgatatttaattTGCAGAGACATAAACCAGATAAcgttaaatcaaataaaaatctaaTAGTTTCCACATTAGTCTGGAATAAACTGAGACGTATGTTGTAGTAACAGCTCAACAACAGATGCACCTCCCTTTTGACTCCAACCTCTCATTCATTTACCAGCAGCACCATCCACACACCAtcccagaaaaacagaaactcagTGGTCCCGTGACCGACGCCGGCTCTCGTCGGATGGAGGCCTCGGGGGGTTTAAACCTGTTTTGGAATTATCAACTATTTGCTTTTGCTTCCTCTGAGGACAGCCGACCTGTTGTGTGCAGAACATGGTTGCGATGATTCACTCCGCTGGGGATGAGTAATACATTTTTTACTCTACATCTGTATGACTTCAATTTAATCGTTGCGCGGCTTCAAACACCACATTCCCAGGTGGGATGGTTCACAATGGACTCTCACCTGAACCAATTAGCCGACAGCCAGCTGCTACTTCAGGCAGAGGGAACGTTTTAATTCCACACAGGTGAGACTCACAGGATGAGCTGGACAGTTGACACACTATACTATTTACGCAAACGGTCCCAGTGGATCAGCCTGAACGTGCTGTAAATGTTCTCTCATTTCAAATGAGGAAGAAactatacagtggcttgcaaaagtattcggcccccttgaacttttccacattttgtcacattacagccacaaacatgaatcaattttattggaattccatgtgaaagaccaatacaaagtggtgtacacgtgagaagtggaacgaaaatcatacatgattccaaacattttttacaaataaataactgcaaagtggggtgtgcgtaattattcagccccctttggtctgagtgcatagacattgcctgatgacaTTGCCCATAGACATTTTCATGTCTATGGGCAAtgtcatcaggcaatgtctatgggccaTAGAcatgcccatagacattgcctgatgagtgctaatgactaaatagagtgcacctgtgtgtaatctaatgtcagtacaaatacagctgccctgtgacggcctcagaggttgtctaagagaatattgggagcaacaacaccatgaagtccaaagaacacaccagacaggtcagggataaagttattgagaaatttaaagcaggcttaggctacaaaaagatttcccaagccttgaacatcccacggagcactgttcaagcgatcattcagaaatggaaggagtatggcacaactgtaaacctaccaagacaaggccgtccacctaaactcacaggccgaacaaggagagcgctgatcagaaatgtagccaagaggcccatggtgactctggacgagctgcagagatctacagctcaggtggggaatctgtccataggacaactattagtcgtgcactgcacaaagttggcctttatggaagagtggcaagaagaaagccattgttaacagaaaaccataagaagtcccgtttgcagtttgccacaagccatgtgggggacacagcaaacatgtggaagaaggtgctctggtcagatgagaccaaaatggaactttttgggcaaaatgcaaaacgctatatgtggcggaaaactaacactgcacatcactctgaacacaccagccccactgtcacatatggtggtggcagcatcatgctctgggggtgcttctcttcagcagggacagggaagctggtcagagttgatgggaagatggatggagccaaatacagggcaatcttggaagaaaacctcttggagtctgcaaaagacttgagactggggcggaggttcaccttccagcgggacaacgaccctaaacataaagccagggcaccaatggaatggtttaaaacaaaacatatccatgtgttagaatggcccagtcaaagtccagatctaaatccaatccagaatctgtggcaagatctgaaaactgctgttcacaaacgctgtgcATCTAatctgagctggagctgttttgcaaagaagaatgggcaaggatttcagtctctagatgtgcaaagctggtagagacataccctaaaagactggcagctggaattgcagcaaaaggtggttctacaaagtattgactcagggggctgaataattacgcacaccccactttgcagttatttatttgtaaaaactgtttggaatcatgtatgattttcgttccacttctcacgtgtacaccactttgtatcggtctttcacgtggaattccaataaaattgattcatgtttgtggctgtaacgtgacaaaatgtggaaaagttcaagggggccgaatacttttgcaagccactgtagaatGCATAGTGCTCCTGCTGCACTACACTGTAGGAAATCAGTGTTTGCAATAGAATTTTTGACTGCAGATTGCATGAAATTAAAAGTATTTCTGGGTTTTGATATTATCTCAGACTAGTGTCTACATATAGGGTATGTAGACACTAGTCCATTTTTAATGTATACCATTTGGGATTGGCCTCTTAGTTTTATTTAAGGGAAGTCATGAGGCTAGACTGTATAATATTAGACCAGTGGTTCCTCACGTTTTTGATTGTTTGCTGCTGGAGAAATTTTAAAGTCCATTTATTGCATTTGGGGTATTTCACTTTCCCTGTGAATGTCAAGAGTTAGCAGACTTATAATGCTATATATAAAGGAGTTATATATTGCCATAGAAAACACTGCtcctgtcatgatcctgggtccttttgacccagcgttttgcgTTTTCTATTAGTGttattttggttctgttcttcctcctgtttagtgttctgttctgccgtctACTCCTGTGTTAACTCCGCGTTtcctagtctgtgtctttgtgtgtatgtgtttcctgttttattgtgaaggtctgcgtctgatgtgagtgttttcagtttgactcccttgtctcgtcaggtttatctctcccagctgtgttccccacctgtgtgtaatctccctgtgttctctgagtgtattttagTCGAGTCTTTTGTCTTAGtgattgctggttcgtctgtgttgtttcccttcggtctccctgcgtctctccatgtgtgtttcctcggacctccctgcatcttcgtttctggtttgttttgttagttttcccagtttaggtttttgtagTTCATGCTCACCCTCGTCGCTTTTGTTTGTCTCCACTACTGTTTAGCACTCctgtttaataaatgctcacctGCACCTGAGCTGCCGCTTTTTGGGTCCTAATTTCTCTCCACACGGCTTGCCCCGGCAAACCGTGACAGCTCCTGAACGCACACCATAAAAACAAGGCCATAACAACCATCACATTGCTTTTGGCCTCTGCATTTTGAGGTTAGTGTATTGGTCACCACCATGGTGGCTTTTTGGGAGCCAGAAGTAACTGTATCTAGACAAGAGGGTGGAGTGTTAAGTGATCAGCTAGTTCTACCAAGCCTAGTTAGCAGGCTCTAGCTATATGTGAAAAAGAAGATTTTCACAGGACTACATAGAGTCCTGTTTtatttgctcctgtgcttgGGATCGTTGTCCTGTTGGATGAACCAAACttgggccaagctttagctgctcgacagatggcctcacatttgactctagaatacttttgGTATGCCGGGGAGATTGCGGTCAAACCAGTGACTGCACGTTGCATAGAGTCGTGTGAAAAGTCTGGATCTACTGAGTCCAaagtaaaagggaaaaaatactACAGTCTCACTCGGCAAAGATGAAGCACAAACATCTTGGAGGGCTATACCTCACAGCAAGTCATGACGTTAGTCAGATAATCTATTTTTCCAAAAGTACAACCGCAGACCCATACATTGACTCCCGGACAGCTGTGAAGCCGCACAGCTGTGCTGCTAATGCCAGTATCCTGAACAATGAGTTTTACATATTAAAAATACCAGATTATAAACGTATTTTTTCATGCTCTAAATTTGGGCATTTTAACGCTGAAGTCTGTGGGTATTGACTCGATTATGGAGCcaacctcaagtggccactagaggaaATGCAGTTTTCGGCTCCAGAGGTTGCTACTTGCATCGTCATGTAACATACTTACACAATGTCTGCGTTGAGGCTAGCTGGTACACCTGCAAACAAATTATGAGCAGTCGGCCGTTATTTCTAAATTGTTTAGCCACAAGCAAAATGTTTCAAATGTTCTTTTATTGGCTGTAAGGACAAATACAGTCGTAATGCAGGTCACAGCAACTGAGGAACAAATGCATTACTTTTAATTCTGATGGCAATGTCAGCACACTGCATGGCTAATGTAGCTAAGGATCCCATTAGTTCTGATCATAGGCCCACAGCCCTGAGCTAGATGTGTTTTATGTAATGTTGAGTTTACAGCCTTAAGATcagtgtgacacaaacacaaacaacagctGGTTGTGGGTTATCATGTTTTCATGTCTCCTTAAGGGCCTCCACACGTATTTGGCCATGCATTGAATTATAAATACTGTCTTATAACAAATGGTCACATTAGAAGATTCTTATTTCCAATTTTGAATGTCTAGCTCAAGCTGCagggtgaaaaactgaaaactgggtgacaaactgctttaaaaacattcaCGATCAAAGCGTCAAAGCTCTCCGTGTTACTTGTCTTTCAGTTTGACTGTTAGAAACGAAGATGAAACAATACAAAGGTCCACGTTTGAGAGCAGGACGGACAAAACCACTAATTGCGAAGAAAGGTGAGAAAACAGTTCAGCGATACAGAATCTGTGACATTGCTGTGGAAATTCGGTGACATACCAACGCATccattattcttttattttccaGCCCGAAGCCTACTCTGGAAGACACTCGCTCCTGGGCGATGTCATTTGAAAAGGTGATGAAAAGTGCAGCCGGGCGAAGCTGCTTCAGGCAGTTCCTGAGAACAGAGTTCAGCGAGGAGAACATGATGTTCTGGCTCGCCTGCGAGGAGCTCAAAAAGGAGACGAACAAGACTGTGGTCGAGGAGAAAGTCCGCCAGATCTATGAGGACTTCATCTCCATCCTTTCTCCTAAAGAGGTGAGTAAATAATACTTGGAATGATAATATCTAAGTTTATCAACAGAAAATCCTAAATGTGTTCTCTAGCTTTGTTCTTCTCAGATATGTTATGATAAattatcatttttaaaatatcaaaacATTTTTCATAATCTGAAAATTAACttattgtaaataaattttGTATGAAAGAATAATCAGCTCAGTTTCTTTGTCCCAAGTAGGAACCATATTATCACATATGTTTTACTACAGTTCAAATGCTGACactcaacacgttctcactcccaaggCGTAATATTGCAGATTGCTTTTGCTGTTTGGCAGGCAGATTTTATACTGCTTTTTTAGCTTTAAGATCAACTTCACCAAAAGTCTCAAAGGGGCTCTTTTAGGGTGGGTGTAGAGTGTATATAGAGTCAGGGTgtcaaagtataacagcaatgacaacaagtGGAGTACTATAAATATCATGTTAATGACAGGCTGCAAGAACAGTATTGTTAATAACCCACCAGCAGTAAGTGTAGCTACCAGTAACATAAACCAgc contains:
- the LOC116335971 gene encoding regulator of G-protein signaling 20 isoform X1 yields the protein MGSEREEMRKRQMQVHQEAAASVLQARHRMGNTPTNASNACCFCWCCCCSCSCLTVRNEDETIQRSTFESRTDKTTNCEESPKPTLEDTRSWAMSFEKVMKSAAGRSCFRQFLRTEFSEENMMFWLACEELKKETNKTVVEEKVRQIYEDFISILSPKEVSLDSRVREVINRNMLEPTSHTFDDAQQQIYTLMQRDSYPRFINSSAYTDLLKSLEESQSPSEP
- the LOC116335971 gene encoding regulator of G-protein signaling 20 isoform X2, yielding MVHNGLSPEPISRQPAATSGRGNVLIPHSLTVRNEDETIQRSTFESRTDKTTNCEESPKPTLEDTRSWAMSFEKVMKSAAGRSCFRQFLRTEFSEENMMFWLACEELKKETNKTVVEEKVRQIYEDFISILSPKEVSLDSRVREVINRNMLEPTSHTFDDAQQQIYTLMQRDSYPRFINSSAYTDLLKSLEESQSPSEP